One genomic region from Harpia harpyja isolate bHarHar1 chromosome 1, bHarHar1 primary haplotype, whole genome shotgun sequence encodes:
- the PCMTD2 gene encoding protein-L-isoaspartate O-methyltransferase domain-containing protein 2, which translates to MGGAVSAGEDNDELIDNLKEAQYIRTELVEQAFRAIDRADYYLEEFKDNAYKDLAWKHGNIHLSAPCIYSEVMEALDLQPGLSFLNLGSGTGYLSSMVGLILGPFGVNHGVELHSDVIEYAKQKLDFFIKTSDSFDKFEFCEPSFVTGNCLEISPDCTQYDRVYCGAGVQKEHEDYMKNLLKVGGILVMPLEEKLTKITRIGPSAWETKKILAVSFAPLIQPNHADSGKSRLVHLPPVAVRSLQDLARIAIRGTIKKIIHQETMGKNGNGLKNPPRFKRRRVRRRRMETIVFLDKEVFASRISNPSDDNNNSEDIEDERREEEETKPSELKPDPPVNFLREKVLSLPLPDPLKYYLLYYREK; encoded by the exons ATGGGAGGTGCAGTGAGTGCAGGAGAAGATAATGATGAATTAATTGATAACCTGAAGGAGGCACAATATATCCGGACAGAACTGGTAGAACAGGCGTTCCGAGCCATTGATCGAGCAGATTACTACCTGGAAGAGTTCAAAGACAATGCCTACAAGGACTTGGCATGGAAGCATGGAAATATTCATCTCTCGGCACCGTGTATTTACTCTGAGGTGATGGAAGCTTTGGATCTGCAACCGGGGCTGTCATTTTTGAATCTTGGCAGTGGCACTGGTTATCTGAGTTCCATGGTTGGACTCATCTTGG GTCCTTTTGGTGTTAACCATGGTGTGGAGTTGCATTCCGATGTGATCGAATATGCGAAGCAGAAACTGGACTTCTTCATTAAAACAAGTGACAGCTTTGACAA atttGAATTTTGTGAGCCATCTTTTGTTACCGGCAATTGTTTAGAGATTTCTCCAGACTGTACTCAGTATGACCGTGTTTACTGTGGTGCTGGAGTACAGAAGGAACATGAAGACTACATGAAGAACCTGTTGAAAGTTGGGGGAATTCTTGTCATGCCTCTAGAAGAGAAG TTGACTAAGATAACTCGTATTGGTCCTTCTGCCTGGGAGACCAAGAAGattcttgctgtttcttttgcTCCCTTGATTCAGCCTAACCACGCAGATTCAGGAAAATCAAGGCTTGTTCACTTGC cCCCAGTGGCTGTTCGCAGCCTCCAGGATCTGGCTCGCATAGCCATCCGAggaaccattaaaaaaattatacatcaAGAAACAATGGGCAAAAATGGAAATGGGCTGAAGAACCCCCCAAGATTTAAACGAAGACGAGTGCGTCGCCGTCGCATGGAAACTATTGTTTTCTTGGACAAAGAGGTCTTCGCTAGTCGTATCTCCAACCCATCAGATGATAACAACAACAGTGAGGATATCGAGGATGAGAGACgagaagaggaagaaactaaACCCTCTGAACTAAAGCCAGATCCCCCTGTAAACTTTTTGAGGGAAAAGGTCTTGAGTCTGCCTTTGCCTGATCCGTTGAAATATTACCTGCTTTATTACAGGGAAAAGTAA